The genomic segment AAGCGCGGGGAAGGAAGAGCCGGTGTCTTTCGAGCCAGCCCAGCGTTGCTCCTCGGTTACGGTGCCTGCACCGCGCCCTCGTCGCGCCTTGGTCTGGCCCGAAATCCACTCGGCCATTCTACCAGCCAATTCTGCAGCTTGCTATGAGGCCTTCAGCCGACAGTCGAAATCAAGGAAACGGAGCCCTGCGAGGCTCCGTTTTTCGTTGAAAGATCAGGTCGGTCTCAGGTTGTAGTTTGGGGACTCATGGCGGACCGAAAGCCCCTTTCTCGTCGGAACTTCCTAAAGAGTTCGGCCGCTGCCACGGCCGGCTTGGCTTGGACGGCCAAGAGTCGCGCCCAGGTATCCGGGGCCAATGAGCGGGTTCGCCTCGGCCTGATTGGTTGTGGGTCTCGCGGAGGGAAATTGGCGCGCAACTTTGGCGAGTTGGGCGAGGTCGATTTGGTCGCCCTCTCCGACGCCGATCGCGAGCGAATGGAAACGCTCCCGCTCCCGGAAGGGGCTCTTCCCCAGGTTCATCAGGACTACCGGCGGCTTTTGGACGACCCCACCATCGATGCGGTCGTGATCGCCACCCCGAACCACTGGCACGCCCTCATGGGCATCCAAGGCCTGGATGCCGGCAAGCACGTGCATGTCGAAAAGCCGCTCAGCCACTCCATCTGGGAAGGGCGCCAGCTGGTCAATTTCGCTGCTCAGAGCCAGTTGGTAGCCATGACGGGGACCCAGCACCGGTCTGATCCCGGCATCCGGGCGGCGGCCGAATCCATCCAGCGAGGTGATCTCGGCGCGGTCCAGTTCATCCACTCGATGCATTTTTCGGTGCGAAACCCCATTCAGGCGGCGAGCGCTCCTCGGGAAGCCCCCGCCACTTGTGATGAGGAGCTGTGGGCGGGGCCGGCTCCCCTGGTGGGAACGACCCATCGGGAGCGCTTTCACTATGACTGGCATTGGTTCTGGAACTGGGGCAATGGGGAGATGGGCAACTGGGGGCCCCACCGCAGCGATGACATCCGTCATCTTCTGGGCTGGGAGGCCCCGGCCGTTCCGGACAATGTGATTTCGCTCGGCGGTCGTTATCTTTGGCAAGATGGCGGTGAGACGGCCAATATGCAGTTGGCCTACTTCGACTACCAAGGACTCCCGGTCGTCTTCGAGGTTCGGAATCTCCCCCGGGCGGCCGGCCAAAACGCTCCCGGCTCCATGCGCGGGACCCGCTCCGCCAATTTCGTGCAGTGCGAAGGCGGCTCCTATGTCATTGGTCGCTCAGGCGGGCGCTCCTTCGACCTCGAGGGCCAGCCCGTAGGAGAGTTCAAGGGGAACGGAGGACAACCACACTTTGGGAATTTCATCGCAGCTATCAAGGGAGAGGCCTCCGCGCTGACGGCTTCCATGGAAGCGGGGCATCACGGAGCCAATCTCTGCCACGTTTCCAACATTTCGTATCGCCTCGGCATGGAAATGGACCGGGAGGAAGCGGAAAGTCACTTTCAGGCCAACCAGGCCTTGGTGGAATCCCTGCAATCCTTCCTCGGACAAATCGAGGCCAACGGGGTCGATTTGGCCTCGGAAGGCATTCGGGTGGGACCGAGCTTGCGATTCGATCCACAAAAAGAAATGTTCGTGGGACCGCTGGCGGAGCGCGCCAATCAGCTCGTGAAGGGGTCCTATCGGCCGGGCTTTGTCGTCCCGGAGACAGGGGCCTGAGGACGGAGTCCCGCCCGGAGTCGATCAGACCAAAGGACGGTTTTTCTAAGAAATCTCCCGTCAATCGAGCTTCTTTTGGGATTGCAGTATGGGTTGAAATGGGCCATTATCCCAAGGAATCCCAAAATTGCCCACTTCATGGGAGACGAGAACGCAGGCTATTTCACCGGAGAGTGGAATCGGAAGCTCGACGAGAAATGTCGGCTCACGATTCCCCCTGTTTTCCGTGAAAACATCAGCACGTTCTTTCTGGTGCAGCTCTCAGGGACGAAGGCGCTCTTGATGATGACCCGGACGGGTCTGGACGCCTTTTGGGAGAAGTATTCGGGGAGGTTGGACCTCGATAATGCCCAGGAGACCCTTCTTCGCCGGATCATTTATGGAGATGCGATCCAATGCAGCCTGGATGGGTCGGGCCGGATGGTCTTGCCGATGGAACTGTGCCAAGCCCGTGGCTTGAAGGAGGAGGTCATCCTAAAAGGCATGCG from the Verrucomicrobiota bacterium genome contains:
- a CDS encoding Gfo/Idh/MocA family oxidoreductase; translation: MADRKPLSRRNFLKSSAAATAGLAWTAKSRAQVSGANERVRLGLIGCGSRGGKLARNFGELGEVDLVALSDADRERMETLPLPEGALPQVHQDYRRLLDDPTIDAVVIATPNHWHALMGIQGLDAGKHVHVEKPLSHSIWEGRQLVNFAAQSQLVAMTGTQHRSDPGIRAAAESIQRGDLGAVQFIHSMHFSVRNPIQAASAPREAPATCDEELWAGPAPLVGTTHRERFHYDWHWFWNWGNGEMGNWGPHRSDDIRHLLGWEAPAVPDNVISLGGRYLWQDGGETANMQLAYFDYQGLPVVFEVRNLPRAAGQNAPGSMRGTRSANFVQCEGGSYVIGRSGGRSFDLEGQPVGEFKGNGGQPHFGNFIAAIKGEASALTASMEAGHHGANLCHVSNISYRLGMEMDREEAESHFQANQALVESLQSFLGQIEANGVDLASEGIRVGPSLRFDPQKEMFVGPLAERANQLVKGSYRPGFVVPETGA